Proteins from a single region of Candidatus Woesearchaeota archaeon:
- a CDS encoding protein kinase has protein sequence MNQYVPLSPVAQDPPAVSFHAFGRSYAPSDLLAQGGEGQVYRSSQNQGRVVKIPQPALRDSSSLTAEATLGRVVEHAHLARVLGIESVVITRDDGTEKNCPAVEFPDYGSNLHRAFYDGHVSLQQAMGYLAQVASVLPYLTQQGITHRDVNKGNIFVDGQHVVLGDLGLALVSLDSPLLGKIGELDPASRTFFERRATHPSTTGSTGTCSPEQVCNIEKVGPASDVYSMAAAAYGLLTKVDFNRALATSIGNKNDRNGVLKTLDSYVGLQVNQLFRSLPQKVAAAYGIQPDSTLADILTQAASPLQQALRRNPAERPTPQSLYQSISDLAINLGKVSPLYASVISSVTGETSSSSSPARNRVATSSNPSPVPSDKFVDLERFFQA, from the coding sequence ATGAACCAGTACGTTCCTCTCTCACCTGTGGCCCAAGATCCACCGGCAGTATCGTTTCATGCTTTTGGTAGATCATATGCTCCCTCCGATTTGCTTGCGCAAGGCGGCGAGGGTCAAGTATATCGCAGCAGTCAAAACCAAGGCCGCGTTGTTAAAATTCCTCAACCTGCATTAAGAGATAGTTCTAGTCTTACAGCAGAAGCAACATTAGGTCGTGTTGTAGAACATGCTCATCTTGCTCGCGTTTTAGGAATAGAATCTGTAGTCATTACGAGAGATGATGGGACAGAAAAAAACTGCCCTGCTGTTGAGTTTCCTGATTATGGTTCAAATCTTCATCGTGCGTTCTATGATGGTCACGTTTCACTTCAACAAGCCATGGGATATCTTGCGCAAGTTGCATCAGTATTGCCTTATCTTACCCAACAAGGAATCACTCACCGTGATGTTAACAAAGGTAATATCTTTGTAGATGGGCAACATGTTGTTCTTGGTGATCTAGGATTAGCTCTTGTTAGTCTTGATTCACCTCTTCTTGGGAAAATTGGAGAACTTGATCCAGCATCACGCACTTTTTTTGAACGTCGTGCTACTCATCCGTCAACAACCGGTTCTACAGGAACATGTTCACCTGAACAAGTATGCAATATTGAAAAAGTAGGTCCAGCTAGTGATGTTTATAGTATGGCTGCTGCAGCGTATGGTCTTCTCACAAAAGTTGATTTTAATCGCGCACTAGCCACATCTATTGGAAATAAAAATGATCGAAATGGGGTTCTTAAAACTCTCGATTCTTATGTTGGACTTCAGGTAAATCAATTATTCCGTTCTCTTCCACAAAAAGTTGCTGCTGCGTATGGAATTCAACCTGATTCAACACTCGCAGATATTCTAACCCAAGCTGCCAGTCCACTTCAGCAAGCGCTTCGTCGCAACCCTGCTGAACGTCCAACACCTCAATCATTATATCAATCCATTTCTGATCTTGCTATAAATTTAGGCAAGGTTTCACCACTTTACGCTTCAGTAATAAGCTCTGTTACTGGTGAAACCTCTTCTTCATCTTCACCAGCTCGTAATCGAGTTGCAACCTCCTCAAATCCATCACCTGTACCATCTGATAAATTTGTCGATCTCGAAAGATTTTTTCAAGCATAA
- the leuS gene encoding leucine--tRNA ligase codes for MALDWQRIHNTWQQEWKEDRLFHVDVEDYSQKKYYLTTPYPYMSGLLHLGHLFTYMAPEAIARFKRMQGHNVLFKFAFHCTGTPIVAAAQRVKEAEPTQIATLKKMGIADSEIAKFANPEYWCDYFPKENFKDLQKMGFALDERYTFKTTYLDPAYDKFVTWQFNKLHALGYVTKGKHPVMWCPKDNVPVGDHDRAEGEGETPKDFIWIKFRMKDSDLILMTGTTRPDALLGQTNLWVDPHGAYCVAQVHDEKWVVGEAVLGKIREQCDPAATILRKITAQELIGKWVQGPVAQYEIYTLPATFIDAKVGSGLVYSALEDPVDLFELRKIQSDPALLAQFHLNNEVVKKLKPIFIIDVEGMGEDLGDSIGKEFGITSAQQKEKLEEAKGELNRRVYRKGVMKKSCGKYSGMDVPKCQEAIKKELISTSDAVMFWEPTGKVVCRCLTPCIVKVVSNQWFLNYDNEHWKKITHECLDGLTLYPEKVRKQFDYVLDWLQHWACTREFGLGTKLPWDHEWVIESLSDSTMQMAYCTIAKYLEHSKEYGFNVDHLNDAFFEYIFFGKGNVAEIEGKTKVPRAMIEKMRTDFEYWYPFDFRNSAKDLLQNHLAFCLFNHTALFPKKHWPKAYVLNGRIMVNNEKMSKSKGNFFTIRELYEKHTADIIRLTAANAGEGVEDANYDMTFLETAKNKLNEIYDFAFEHYNKGRNDVLIIDTWFENTIHDCVDHATQNMENMLFKSAVQAGLMDMQRALKWYTRRTGGKYNKKVINHFIETQLKLLTPFTPHFCEESWHAIGKKTYISTELWPMAKALDAKAMRGEELIEQTLGDIGEVLKLAKTTQAKSITLLVSEEWKYAAFVEIGRLLEHTREFKEIMGSMMTVEKFKKNSAELTKLIPKFVKVGSVSAVTSQDFELRCLQDAAAFFETEFNCTVLVMRGEESTHAKAKAAAPGKVGIVVE; via the coding sequence ATGGCATTAGATTGGCAGCGAATTCACAATACGTGGCAGCAAGAATGGAAAGAAGACCGCTTGTTTCACGTTGATGTAGAAGATTATTCTCAGAAAAAATACTATTTGACTACTCCTTATCCTTACATGAGTGGGCTACTACACCTAGGTCACCTATTTACATATATGGCTCCGGAAGCGATTGCCCGATTTAAACGGATGCAAGGACATAATGTATTGTTCAAGTTTGCATTCCACTGCACTGGTACACCTATTGTTGCCGCAGCACAACGTGTCAAAGAAGCAGAACCAACCCAAATTGCCACGCTTAAAAAAATGGGAATTGCTGACTCCGAGATTGCTAAGTTTGCAAATCCAGAATATTGGTGCGATTATTTTCCCAAAGAGAACTTTAAAGATTTGCAAAAGATGGGCTTTGCATTAGATGAGAGATATACGTTTAAGACAACGTATCTTGATCCAGCATATGATAAATTTGTAACATGGCAATTTAACAAACTTCATGCTTTAGGGTATGTCACGAAAGGCAAACATCCAGTCATGTGGTGTCCAAAGGATAATGTGCCAGTAGGAGACCATGATCGCGCAGAAGGCGAAGGAGAGACGCCAAAAGATTTTATTTGGATTAAGTTTCGCATGAAAGATTCCGATCTAATTTTAATGACAGGAACTACTCGTCCTGATGCGTTACTTGGTCAGACTAATCTTTGGGTTGATCCGCATGGTGCATACTGTGTTGCGCAAGTTCACGATGAAAAATGGGTTGTGGGTGAAGCAGTCCTAGGTAAGATTCGAGAACAGTGCGACCCTGCTGCAACAATTCTTCGTAAAATTACTGCTCAAGAACTCATCGGAAAATGGGTACAAGGACCAGTTGCGCAGTATGAGATTTATACTCTTCCAGCAACATTTATTGATGCTAAAGTTGGTTCTGGATTAGTCTATTCTGCTTTAGAGGACCCCGTTGATCTTTTTGAGTTACGCAAAATTCAATCTGACCCTGCATTACTTGCTCAATTTCATCTTAATAATGAGGTTGTAAAAAAACTTAAACCAATATTTATTATTGATGTAGAAGGGATGGGAGAAGATCTTGGTGATTCGATAGGAAAAGAGTTTGGAATTACTTCTGCTCAACAAAAAGAAAAATTAGAGGAAGCCAAAGGTGAACTTAATCGTCGTGTGTATCGTAAAGGGGTTATGAAGAAGAGCTGCGGCAAGTATAGCGGAATGGATGTGCCAAAATGTCAAGAAGCGATTAAGAAAGAATTGATCTCTACTAGCGACGCGGTGATGTTTTGGGAACCAACTGGAAAAGTAGTTTGTCGTTGTTTAACTCCCTGTATTGTTAAAGTTGTAAGCAATCAATGGTTTTTGAATTATGATAATGAACATTGGAAGAAAATCACACATGAATGTTTGGATGGACTTACGCTGTATCCTGAAAAAGTACGCAAGCAATTTGATTATGTTCTTGATTGGTTGCAACATTGGGCGTGCACGCGTGAATTTGGTCTTGGAACAAAACTTCCTTGGGATCATGAGTGGGTGATTGAATCATTAAGTGATTCGACAATGCAAATGGCATATTGCACGATCGCAAAGTATCTTGAACACTCTAAAGAATACGGATTTAATGTAGATCATTTAAATGATGCATTTTTTGAGTATATCTTTTTTGGAAAAGGAAATGTTGCCGAAATTGAGGGAAAAACGAAAGTGCCACGCGCAATGATCGAGAAAATGCGCACTGATTTTGAGTATTGGTATCCATTTGATTTCCGTAATTCGGCAAAAGATTTGTTGCAAAATCACCTGGCATTCTGCTTGTTTAACCACACGGCATTATTTCCTAAAAAACACTGGCCAAAAGCGTATGTTTTGAATGGACGCATTATGGTTAATAATGAAAAAATGTCTAAGTCAAAAGGCAATTTCTTTACTATTAGAGAACTCTATGAGAAGCACACAGCAGATATTATTCGTCTTACTGCTGCTAATGCAGGAGAAGGTGTTGAGGATGCTAATTATGATATGACCTTCTTAGAGACGGCTAAAAACAAATTAAATGAGATTTATGACTTTGCGTTTGAGCATTATAATAAAGGACGAAACGACGTGTTAATTATTGATACTTGGTTTGAAAATACGATTCATGATTGTGTTGATCACGCAACACAAAATATGGAAAACATGCTCTTTAAATCAGCTGTGCAAGCAGGTTTGATGGATATGCAACGAGCATTAAAGTGGTATACTCGTCGCACTGGTGGAAAATATAACAAGAAAGTAATTAATCATTTTATTGAAACACAACTTAAATTACTTACTCCGTTTACTCCTCATTTCTGTGAAGAGAGTTGGCATGCAATTGGTAAGAAAACCTATATTTCTACTGAATTGTGGCCAATGGCAAAAGCGTTGGATGCAAAGGCAATGAGGGGAGAGGAATTAATCGAACAGACACTAGGAGATATTGGAGAAGTATTGAAATTAGCAAAGACAACTCAAGCTAAATCGATTACTCTTCTAGTTTCTGAAGAATGGAAGTACGCTGCGTTTGTGGAAATTGGTAGATTACTTGAACACACTCGCGAGTTTAAAGAGATCATGGGGTCGATGATGACAGTGGAGAAATTCAAGAAAAATTCAGCAGAGTTGACCAAGTTAATCCCTAAGTTTGTCAAAGTAGGCTCGGTTAGCGCAGTAACTTCACAAGATTTTGAATTGCGATGTTTACAAGATGCAGCAGCTTTCTTTGAAACTGAATTTAATTGCACAGTTTTGGTTATGCGTGGAGAAGAAAGCACTCATGCTAAAGCAAAAGCAGCAGCACCAGGAAAAGTAGGAATTGTGGTTGAGTAG